The genomic stretch TTTCCCCGACAAAAACGACGGGAGAGAATTTTCTTCGCCTCTTATTTTTTCCGGAGATTCGACTTCTTCCGCGAGAAGATTCGCGTCCTCGCGGGATCGTTCATCATTCATCCTTGTTTTTCCTTCTATTATGCGGGTTTTCCTTTTTGTCCAATAGAAATTAATGCGGAAAACCATGCAAAAGAATGAACAAAATCACTTTTTAGAACTTCGTACCTATTCATGGCCGCCTTGCGTCTGACGGCCGCCGGCGTGTCAATCCTATAAACCGGGATCCTTCTTGTAACACCCTCACAAACGGTTGAACCAAGCCCGAATAAAATTTCATAACCGACCTCATGGGCTTGATCCACTACGTCGCGATTATGCCTCCCATAAGGAAACGATATTGAATTTATTTCTTTGCCGATTATGTCTTCTATCGTCTTTTTAGAGCCGGACAACTCATCCCATGAGGATTTCCGATCGAGCCTCGACAAGTCTTTGTGCGAACACGAATGACTCCCGATTTCAAATCCGAGTTTGGAAATCTCTCGGAGCTGGTTTTCATTCATGTGAACAAATGGAGTATAAGACAATCGAAGGTCCCAGCTATTTTGTTTGCCGATGAAATCCGAGATGACAAATACGGTTGCCCTCGCACCGACTGAAATCAAAAATGGCGCAACGTTCCTGAAGAAACAATCATAACCATCATCAAAAGTAAGAAACACCTTGCCGGGATCATTTGCAGCTTGCTCACCGGATTCAGCGAACTCGATCCCGTGATTCATCAATCCGGAGATTTGCCGCGCGAACTGTTGAGGCCTTACATTCGTGACGCCGAGTTCGAATTTATCGTCAACCTTGTGATATGCGAGCACTGCCATTAGTCTTCGTTGTTCACTTTCCCGTGGAGCCGAACCCGCCCTCACCTCGGTTTGTGCCACCGAGAGACTTCGCCTCTTCCCACCGGACTTTCTTATATTCTGAAATTACCATTTGTGCTATCCTGTCGCCGCGATTAATCATGAACGGCTCATTCCCAAGGTTCATCATGATAACCTTTATTTCGCCGCGATAGTCCGAATCGATCGTGCCCGGAGAATTTGGAAGAATTACTTTATTTCGGAACGCCAGGCCGCTCCGCGGTCTGATCTGTGCCTCGAATCCAATCGGCAGTTCTACGATCAAATTCGTTGGAACAAGCGCGGAGGACATCGGACTAATTACAATCGATTCATTGACTGCAGCACATAAATCCATTCCCGCCGAACCCTCGGTCATATAATTCGGCAAAGGCAGATCATTGAATTCTTCGGAAATTCTAAAAATTCTTATCGGAATGTCATCCAATCGAGTCCCTTTGATAATTTAGCCAACCTCGATGCCACTAACGAATATTATTGCCCTGCCGGTGCTGCGGCCGAACAAACTCCGCCGATCATCCCGACTTCAAAACAAAACTTGAACAACTCAGCCTCTTCCCTTTTTTACGGCGATGTCTCACCTTTTTTCAGAGAACTGGAATAGTCAAGCTGCATTCTTCGCTTGAAGTAAAATTTCCGCCTCTAATTCTTTCCTGAATCTCTGGATCGTGAACTTGACCGGCCAGGCGGCTGCATCGCCGAGCGCGCAGATAGTGTTGCCCTCGATATTGTTTGCGACTCTGACAAGCAAATCTAGATCTTCAACTTTCCCGCCACCCTGGTACATCCGCTCGAGAATCTTCTTCATCCACCCTGTTCCCTCCCGGCAAGGCGTGCATTGCCCGCACGACTCGTGCCAGTAAAATTTTGTGATTCGCAGCAGAACTTTTATGAGATCCGTATTTTCATCCATGACGATGATGCCGCCGGTCCCGATTGCGCTTCCAGCCGCCTTAAGCGACTCGGCATCCATCCGAACTCCTTCCAGCTGATCACCTCTCAGAGGCGGCATCGAGCTTCCCCCGGGAATTACCATCTTAATCTTCTTATCGCCGATTACGCCGCCCGCGTAGTTGTAGATAATATCCGTCAACAATGTTCCCGACGGCAGCTCGAATATTCCCGGATTGTTCACGTGCCCGCTGACGCCAAAAAGAAGTGTACCAGGATGCTTCGTCGCTCCGATTTTTGAAAACCACTCTGCCCCGTTGTGCAAAATGGCCGGCACATTAGCTATCGTTTCCACATTGTTAATAGTAGTCGGATTTCCCCAGAGACCGTTCTGCGCCGGGAAAGGAGGTTTGACCCTCGGATAACCGCGCTTTCCTTCAATGGATTCCATCAGGCCGGATTCTTCGCCGCAGATGTAAGCGCCTGCGCCGCGATGGATGTAGACATTTACGCAAAAACTTGAGCCGAGGACATTTTCTCCTGCATAGCCACGCGAATAAGCATCATCAATTGCCGTCTGCAAAATCTTCATCCATTTCACGTACTCGCCACGGATATAAATGTATGCCGTCTTTATTCCCATCGCATATGAAGCGATGAGAATTCCTTCGACTAGTTGATGCGGGTTGAACTCCAGTATCTGCCTGTCCTTGAATGAACCGGGTTCGCTTTCATCCGCATTGATGGCGAGATACTTTGTCTTATCGGAGTTCTTTGGCATGAAAGTCCACTTTAGTCCCGTGGGGAATGCCGCACCTCCTCGGCCCCGCAGGTTGGACCTCTTTACTTCGTCGGTCACTGCTTCAGGCTGCATGCCCAGAGCTTTCTTCAGGGCAGAGTAACCGCCGTTGGCTTCGTAAACTTCTATTCTTTTAAGGTCATGAATATCCGGGAGAATGATTTTGGGAAACGCCGGATCGCCGCCCTGTCCGTACAGTTTTGTGCTGCTCTCAACCATTCTACCTGCTGCCTGCCGATTTTCTATTCCTAAACTCGTCCAAAAGATGATCGGTCTGATCCATGGTGAGGTTCTCGTAGTAGTCGTCGTTGATCTGCATCATGGGTGCAGTTCCACAAGAACCCAGGCACTCGACTTCATCCAGCGTGAACATCTTGTCCGGAGTCGTTTCTCCAACTCTGACTCCAAGCCTTTTCTCAAGGTGCTCAACCAAATTATCCGAGCCGCGCAACATACACGAAACATTAGCGCAAACCTGAATGTGGTATTTCCCCACAGGTTTTTTGCTATACATAGTATAAAACGTCACGACACCGAGAACATGACTGAATGGAACCTCGAGGAGTTCAGCGACATAGTGCATAACCTCTTCCGATATCCAGCCGAATTGTTCCTGTGCCAACCACAGTACCGGCAGGACGGCAGCCATCTGCGTCGGGTATCTTTTCTTTATTTCTTCAACCTTTCGGAGATTTTCTTCTGTAAACATTTGCCCTTCGTAAATTTGAATTTTAATTAGACGTTATTGATCTTTCGTTTTTCAATCCAATATTTAAAAATTTATTTGTCCGCTTCGCCCATTATAGGATCGATACTTCCGATGATAGCCACGACGTCGGAAATCATTTGTCCCTTCAGCAGAAGCGGGAGTGCCTGCAAATTGCAGAATGAAGGAGAGCGAATCTTAAGACGCCATGGTGCGCCGCTGCCGTCACTTATGATGTAAAATCCTAATTCACCCTTGGAGCCTTCAATAGCGACATAAGCATCGCCTGCCGGCGGATGGACTCCGTCATTTACGATCACGAAATCGTGTATCATCTCTTCCATTTTTGTGTACACTCGTTCCTTGTCAGGAAGAACCCTTTTCGGCAAATCGGCTTTCACCGGACCGACCGGCATATTTTCCAGCGCCTGCCTGACAAGCTTCGAGCTCTCTTCCATCTCGCGCATGCGAACCATGTACCGCGCAAAGCAATCGCCGTCTTTTTCGGTGACGACATCGAATGAAAGCTGATCGTAAACGAGATAAGGTGAAAATGTCCGAAGGTCGTAATCGATTCCACAGGCACGGATGTTCGGACCGCTCAGCCCGATCTCGACCGCATCATCCGCATTAATCGCACCGACACCGACGGTCCTGTCCAGGAAAATTCTGTTCTTGTTCAGCATCCGCCCCATCTCGCTTAAATTCTTAGGGAACTCGTCGATGAATTTCCTGATTGCCTGCACCGCTTTGTCATCCATGTCCTGGGCAACGCCCCCGATTCGCGTGTAGCTGGTCGTGAACCTGACACCGGTAAAGAGATCAAATACATCGTACAATTTTTCACGCTCACGGAACGACCACAGAAAAACCGTCATCGCGCCCACATCCATGGCCATCGCTCCGATTGCCATGAGATGTGAGGAAATTCTTGCAAGTTCTGCGGATATCACCCTGATATATTGTGCACGGGGAGGCGCTTCGACTCCGGCAATTTTCTCTACTGCCAACGCATATGCGACATTGTTCGCGAGCGGAGAAATATAATCGAGCCGATCCGTGTGAGGAATAAACTCATGGTATGTGCATGCTTCCGCTATTTTTTCGTAGCCGCGGTGGAGATAACCGAGTTCAGGAATGCAATCGACAACTGTTTCGCCGTCTAATTTCACCAGAAGCCGCAATACACCATGGGTTGCCGGATGCTGCGGACCCATGTTGAGGACC from Candidatus Acidiferrales bacterium encodes the following:
- a CDS encoding polysaccharide deacetylase family protein, with product MAVLAYHKVDDKFELGVTNVRPQQFARQISGLMNHGIEFAESGEQAANDPGKVFLTFDDGYDCFFRNVAPFLISVGARATVFVISDFIGKQNSWDLRLSYTPFVHMNENQLREISKLGFEIGSHSCSHKDLSRLDRKSSWDELSGSKKTIEDIIGKEINSISFPYGRHNRDVVDQAHEVGYEILFGLGSTVCEGVTRRIPVYRIDTPAAVRRKAAMNRYEVLKSDFVHSFAWFSALISIGQKGKPA
- the dut gene encoding dUTP diphosphatase encodes the protein MDDIPIRIFRISEEFNDLPLPNYMTEGSAGMDLCAAVNESIVISPMSSALVPTNLIVELPIGFEAQIRPRSGLAFRNKVILPNSPGTIDSDYRGEIKVIMMNLGNEPFMINRGDRIAQMVISEYKKVRWEEAKSLGGTNRGEGGFGSTGK
- the nuoF gene encoding NADH-quinone oxidoreductase subunit NuoF; its protein translation is MVESSTKLYGQGGDPAFPKIILPDIHDLKRIEVYEANGGYSALKKALGMQPEAVTDEVKRSNLRGRGGAAFPTGLKWTFMPKNSDKTKYLAINADESEPGSFKDRQILEFNPHQLVEGILIASYAMGIKTAYIYIRGEYVKWMKILQTAIDDAYSRGYAGENVLGSSFCVNVYIHRGAGAYICGEESGLMESIEGKRGYPRVKPPFPAQNGLWGNPTTINNVETIANVPAILHNGAEWFSKIGATKHPGTLLFGVSGHVNNPGIFELPSGTLLTDIIYNYAGGVIGDKKIKMVIPGGSSMPPLRGDQLEGVRMDAESLKAAGSAIGTGGIIVMDENTDLIKVLLRITKFYWHESCGQCTPCREGTGWMKKILERMYQGGGKVEDLDLLVRVANNIEGNTICALGDAAAWPVKFTIQRFRKELEAEILLQAKNAA
- the nuoE gene encoding NADH-quinone oxidoreductase subunit NuoE, translated to MFTEENLRKVEEIKKRYPTQMAAVLPVLWLAQEQFGWISEEVMHYVAELLEVPFSHVLGVVTFYTMYSKKPVGKYHIQVCANVSCMLRGSDNLVEHLEKRLGVRVGETTPDKMFTLDEVECLGSCGTAPMMQINDDYYENLTMDQTDHLLDEFRNRKSAGSR
- the nuoD gene encoding NADH dehydrogenase (quinone) subunit D, with amino-acid sequence MAASAEDKKPKTQSAANVSQILKALEDRDTNVVLEDPLENYMVLNMGPQHPATHGVLRLLVKLDGETVVDCIPELGYLHRGYEKIAEACTYHEFIPHTDRLDYISPLANNVAYALAVEKIAGVEAPPRAQYIRVISAELARISSHLMAIGAMAMDVGAMTVFLWSFREREKLYDVFDLFTGVRFTTSYTRIGGVAQDMDDKAVQAIRKFIDEFPKNLSEMGRMLNKNRIFLDRTVGVGAINADDAVEIGLSGPNIRACGIDYDLRTFSPYLVYDQLSFDVVTEKDGDCFARYMVRMREMEESSKLVRQALENMPVGPVKADLPKRVLPDKERVYTKMEEMIHDFVIVNDGVHPPAGDAYVAIEGSKGELGFYIISDGSGAPWRLKIRSPSFCNLQALPLLLKGQMISDVVAIIGSIDPIMGEADK